CGGACATATTTACAAGGTCACCGCTCCTTCTTGCAATTTCCCTAGCAATACCTATGTACTTCTTTTCAGGTTCCTTGATTACAACATTGCCTGCATCTATGAGTGCTTCAATTACAGAAAATGCTTTTTTGATATGCTTTATTTCATTGAGTATGCTACCTGTTGTGTAACATTTTGAAGATCCCAAAAAAGGTATGCCCGCATAAAATGCGCTTGCATCGAGAATAACGCTAGAAACCGAGTTTTGCAAGCTGCCTCAAACCCTTGGTTTTGAATCTAACAAAAACTGCATCATGTTCATACCTGGCCACCCTGATATTTTCTTCAGGTTTTATCTCAAAGACGTCTTGTCCATCGACCACAATCCGTGATTCAAAATTGCTCCTTATTTCAATTGGCTCGTCTGGGAATATCAGAGGCGGCATTCTATTGATGGAATTAACAGGTGTCAATAGAAGTACATCAAGTTCCTCATACAAAACAGGTCCACCAACAGAATACGAATGTCCTGTCGACCCAGTTGGTGTCGAAACTATAACACCATCCATCCTTTGATGCAATTCATCTTCCTTGAACTTGATAGTGTAGGTTGGTGTACGCGTAACATTAACTCTGCTTATATAAATTTCGTTAAGTGCTGGTGCCGATTTGATACTGCCTATAGATGCGTATATACGCATCCTCCGTTCCAAATGAAACTCATTCGAAAATATTTTTTTTATCGCCGATTCAAGTTCCTCCACGTCTATGGTAGCCAAAATTCCGCGCATGCCTCCACCTCTGATGCCAAAGACTGGCACACTGTTGGTGAAAGCCCTGACAATTCTTAATGTTGTGCCATCACCACCAACAGCCACAGCTAGATCTATGTCCTTATCATTTAGTTCGTTTATATGATTTAACGTGACTCCTTGCTCAACATTAAACGGTGATATAGTATATACAGTAGCCCCTTTCTCCTGAAGAATTTTAGCGGTTTTTCTAGCCACGTCGGCCGCATACGAACTATCATGTTTTCTTATAATAGCAACGTTACGGATATTCATTTGTACTATATGATGGGCATTAACATAAAACCCTTGCTAGATCCGGCGTTGTTGCCTAATTCGTTTTAGCACATGATCAATGCTATCTTATCAATTCGCATTTTGATCGGAAATGGTATGTGCCCCTTATGTCTGAACACAATAGACGTGAAGGCTACTGGAAGTACTACCACC
The nucleotide sequence above comes from Nitrososphaerales archaeon. Encoded proteins:
- a CDS encoding NAD(+)/NADH kinase translates to MNIRNVAIIRKHDSSYAADVARKTAKILQEKGATVYTISPFNVEQGVTLNHINELNDKDIDLAVAVGGDGTTLRIVRAFTNSVPVFGIRGGGMRGILATIDVEELESAIKKIFSNEFHLERRMRIYASIGSIKSAPALNEIYISRVNVTRTPTYTIKFKEDELHQRMDGVIVSTPTGSTGHSYSVGGPVLYEELDVLLLTPVNSINRMPPLIFPDEPIEIRSNFESRIVVDGQDVFEIKPEENIRVARYEHDAVFVRFKTKGLRQLAKLGF